From a region of the Acidobacteriota bacterium genome:
- a CDS encoding bi-domain-containing oxidoreductase, with amino-acid sequence MRQILMNSSGAVVARVPRPAVEAGSVLVRVHYSLISVGTELAPLKAPLAPTSENASAVEKGAAYASLATHYLKASWRDPEKAARRLASIARRQLAQMKPEAKQTLAPVVSTGDLQWTQANAVKFTAQDGRLEISTDDSAAGYQVMTRELAVPEGLVPLIRVAGTVHSGAIAIGILNEGRQAWMGSKTFDAGRFEDYLIFDPGSSRQVTVVIANSNGGPSAVTVDTVDVQMAPATPGGLPYSEMDQTGWNVGYSVSGEVVAVGEGISDLVPGDLVACAGAGAANHADFVNVKRNLVCKIPTGCATSAAASATIGSIALQGVRRATPQLGERIAVLGLGLIGQITVQLLRSAGCTVIGLDLDAERVARAKALGMDAGASDPEAFKALVRDLTEGRGVDKTLMTAATRSDSVVNLSMDITRAKGAVVIVGDVGLNVQRAVFYRKEIDLLMSTSYGPGRYDSNYETDGRDYPFAYVRWTLNRNMQSYLELIGSGRVNLDALIDRVITVDEATAAYKELAAGAKPPLGVLIRYPDDARTLPEPADSTRITVRGHKPPNPELINYALVGAGAFGMAMLVPQMKKRKDRFFLRGVVTRNNAQGGNFARENGVEVLASELKTVLDDPSFHLMVIATRHHEHVGPVIESLQAGKHVFVEKPLAISWQGLDEVVKAYNSLEHKPLLMVGFNRRFSPAVTEIKKAVAGRRAPLMIEYRLNGGYIPMDSWVQGSQGGGRNIGEACHMYDVFRSLTGSPVRSISAASIDPGTLPYLRNDNFSATISYEDGSVATLVYTALGPKTGMSKERIEVFCDGDAYVVDNFQKLTRASDGNVMWQSSDPDKGHAEEFSLLGDAIATGGAAPISFDEIIETTAVSLHVEDLLHHRTEGGE; translated from the coding sequence ATGCGTCAGATCTTGATGAACAGCAGCGGGGCGGTGGTCGCCCGTGTGCCGAGGCCCGCGGTCGAAGCGGGCAGTGTGCTGGTGCGGGTCCACTATTCGCTGATCAGCGTCGGCACCGAGTTGGCGCCGCTGAAGGCGCCCCTGGCGCCGACGTCCGAGAATGCCAGTGCCGTTGAGAAGGGGGCTGCTTACGCCAGCCTCGCGACCCACTACCTGAAGGCGTCGTGGCGCGATCCCGAAAAGGCGGCCCGCCGTTTGGCCTCCATCGCGCGCCGGCAGTTGGCGCAGATGAAGCCCGAGGCGAAGCAGACGCTCGCGCCCGTCGTCAGCACCGGCGACCTGCAGTGGACCCAGGCGAACGCCGTCAAGTTCACGGCGCAGGACGGGCGGCTCGAGATCAGCACGGACGATTCCGCGGCCGGGTACCAGGTGATGACGCGCGAGCTGGCGGTGCCAGAAGGACTGGTGCCGCTGATTCGGGTGGCCGGCACGGTTCACTCAGGAGCGATCGCCATCGGCATCCTCAACGAAGGCCGCCAGGCCTGGATGGGGTCGAAGACGTTCGACGCGGGCCGTTTCGAGGACTACCTGATTTTCGATCCGGGGTCTTCTCGACAGGTGACGGTGGTGATCGCCAATTCCAATGGCGGGCCGTCGGCGGTCACGGTTGATACCGTCGACGTGCAGATGGCGCCGGCCACGCCGGGGGGGCTGCCGTACAGCGAGATGGACCAGACCGGCTGGAACGTCGGCTACTCGGTCTCGGGCGAGGTCGTGGCGGTGGGTGAGGGCATCTCCGATCTCGTTCCCGGTGATCTCGTGGCATGCGCCGGCGCCGGCGCCGCGAATCACGCTGACTTCGTCAACGTGAAGCGCAACCTGGTCTGCAAGATTCCCACTGGTTGCGCGACCAGCGCGGCGGCGTCGGCCACGATTGGGTCGATCGCGTTGCAGGGGGTCCGTCGCGCTACGCCGCAGCTGGGCGAGCGCATCGCGGTGCTCGGCCTCGGGCTGATCGGCCAGATCACGGTGCAGTTGCTGCGCAGTGCCGGTTGCACGGTGATTGGTCTCGACCTCGATGCCGAGCGCGTGGCGCGCGCGAAGGCACTCGGGATGGATGCGGGCGCGTCGGATCCCGAGGCGTTCAAGGCGCTGGTGAGGGATCTCACCGAAGGACGAGGCGTTGACAAGACCCTGATGACCGCCGCCACGCGATCCGACTCCGTCGTCAACCTCTCCATGGACATCACCCGCGCCAAGGGCGCCGTCGTCATCGTCGGCGACGTCGGCCTGAACGTGCAGCGCGCGGTGTTCTATCGCAAGGAAATCGACCTGCTGATGAGCACCTCGTACGGTCCCGGCCGCTACGACTCGAACTACGAGACCGACGGGCGCGATTATCCCTTTGCCTACGTGCGGTGGACGCTCAATCGCAACATGCAGTCCTATCTCGAGTTGATCGGCTCCGGCCGGGTCAATCTCGATGCCCTGATCGATCGCGTGATCACGGTGGACGAGGCGACGGCCGCGTACAAGGAACTTGCTGCCGGAGCCAAGCCGCCACTGGGCGTGCTGATTCGTTACCCCGATGATGCGCGCACGCTGCCGGAGCCGGCGGATTCGACGCGCATCACGGTGCGTGGCCACAAGCCGCCCAACCCGGAACTGATCAACTACGCGCTGGTCGGTGCCGGCGCGTTCGGCATGGCGATGCTGGTGCCGCAGATGAAGAAGCGGAAAGACCGCTTCTTTCTCCGCGGTGTGGTGACCCGCAACAACGCGCAGGGCGGCAACTTCGCGCGCGAGAACGGTGTCGAGGTGCTCGCGTCCGAGCTCAAGACCGTCCTCGATGATCCGTCGTTCCACTTAATGGTGATCGCGACCCGCCACCACGAGCACGTCGGCCCCGTGATTGAAAGCCTCCAGGCCGGCAAGCACGTGTTCGTCGAGAAGCCGCTGGCGATTTCCTGGCAGGGGCTGGACGAGGTAGTCAAGGCCTACAACAGCCTGGAGCACAAGCCACTGCTGATGGTCGGGTTCAACCGGCGCTTCTCGCCGGCCGTCACCGAGATCAAAAAAGCCGTGGCCGGTCGCCGCGCGCCGCTGATGATCGAATACCGGCTCAATGGCGGCTACATTCCGATGGACAGCTGGGTGCAAGGCTCACAAGGTGGTGGCCGCAACATCGGCGAGGCGTGCCACATGTATGACGTGTTCCGGTCGCTGACCGGTTCGCCGGTGCGCTCGATTTCGGCGGCCTCGATCGATCCCGGCACCTTGCCGTATCTGCGTAACGATAACTTCTCCGCGACGATCAGCTACGAGGACGGCAGCGTCGCGACCCTCGTCTACACTGCGCTCGGGCCGAAGACCGGCATGAGCAAGGAACGCATCGAGGTGTTCTGCGACGGCGACGCCTATGTCGTGGACAACTTCCAGAAGCTCACCCGCGCCAGCGACGGGAACGTGATGTGGCAGAGCAGCGATCCCGACAAGGGCCACGCGGAGGAGTTCAGCCTGCTGGGTGACGCGATCGCCACCGGCGGTGCCGCCCCGATCTCGTTCGACGAAATCATCGAGACGACCGCGGTGTCGCTGCATGTCGAAGACCTCCTGCACCATCGAACGGAAGGGGGCGAATAG
- a CDS encoding alginate lyase family protein → MSLSNFVRRARKAAGMPPRVLLARLAEEVRTQTRRPWAQVYPRVLRDQTILGESGAATIDALWERQMTAPFFLGPDNRDTYAAAFRERYPDEVAKVLATADAAMRHEFDLLGSGVKAFGPKLPWLDDFKTGRHYPLQYCRDIQYMELEKPTDVKVPWELSRCQHFTALGQAYWLTGDERYAAEYRSEIEDWIATNPFAFSVNWACAMDVALRAINWIWGFYFMAGSVACADPAFRRLLLRSLFLHGEFVFQHLEKGDVNGNHYLSDGAGLVFLGLFFKHTPQGQRWLETGKSIVIDEMLLQVSEDGVDFEQSTSYQRLVLELFQTSYLLLELHGERIPKAQSHRLARMLEFVTAYTKPDGLAPLIGDADDGRVQKLGAQRLNDHRYLVSTGAVQFARPAFKAAAGQFWAESFWMLGPAGAGAFDALAESQSEPGSVAFPAGGFYVLRSPSAHVVVDCGEVGMHGRGGHGHSDITSFELFMNGLNVITDCGAYLYTASREWRNRFRSTAFHNVAQVEDEELNRFLGPDALWQLHYDAHPVDRQWKTGGFGGYFCGGHDGYARLVPPVGSVREIYVDPMRPRVVVRDRLTSAAPKATTWRFHFDPAATAELIGPDCRLRAAGREVWLLAADEHDARPRQLERGWVSSGYGVRAETSVLVIPDNKMPTSLACLFADSCLSAEARREAVAQLDAHGARIH, encoded by the coding sequence ATGTCGCTGTCGAATTTCGTGAGGCGCGCGCGCAAGGCGGCGGGCATGCCGCCGAGAGTGTTGCTGGCGCGCCTGGCTGAGGAAGTGCGGACCCAGACCCGCCGGCCGTGGGCGCAGGTCTATCCGCGCGTGCTCCGGGATCAGACGATCCTCGGCGAGAGCGGGGCCGCGACCATCGACGCGTTGTGGGAGAGGCAGATGACGGCGCCCTTCTTTCTTGGGCCTGATAACCGCGATACCTACGCAGCGGCGTTTCGCGAGCGATATCCCGACGAAGTGGCGAAGGTGTTGGCCACGGCCGATGCCGCGATGCGGCACGAGTTCGACCTGCTCGGCTCTGGAGTCAAGGCGTTTGGACCGAAGCTGCCGTGGCTCGATGACTTCAAGACCGGCCGTCACTACCCGCTGCAGTACTGCCGCGACATCCAGTACATGGAACTCGAGAAGCCCACGGATGTGAAGGTGCCGTGGGAGCTGAGCCGTTGCCAGCACTTCACGGCGCTGGGGCAGGCCTATTGGCTGACGGGTGACGAACGCTATGCCGCCGAATACCGCTCCGAGATCGAAGACTGGATCGCCACCAATCCCTTCGCCTTCAGCGTGAACTGGGCCTGCGCGATGGACGTCGCGCTGCGCGCCATCAACTGGATCTGGGGCTTCTACTTTATGGCCGGGTCCGTGGCGTGCGCCGACCCGGCGTTCCGCCGGCTGCTGTTGCGGAGCCTCTTTCTTCACGGCGAGTTCGTCTTTCAGCATCTCGAGAAGGGCGACGTCAACGGCAACCACTACCTGAGCGACGGTGCCGGCCTGGTCTTTCTCGGCCTCTTCTTCAAGCACACGCCGCAAGGCCAGCGCTGGCTGGAAACCGGCAAGTCGATCGTGATCGACGAGATGCTGCTGCAGGTCTCCGAAGACGGTGTCGACTTCGAGCAGTCGACGTCGTATCAGCGCCTGGTCCTCGAGCTGTTCCAGACGTCCTATCTGCTACTCGAGTTGCATGGCGAACGCATCCCCAAGGCGCAATCACATCGGCTCGCGCGGATGCTGGAGTTCGTGACGGCCTATACAAAGCCCGATGGCTTGGCGCCGCTGATCGGCGATGCCGACGATGGGCGAGTGCAGAAGTTGGGGGCGCAGCGTCTTAACGACCATCGCTACCTTGTTTCAACCGGGGCCGTGCAGTTCGCGCGGCCGGCCTTCAAGGCGGCCGCCGGCCAGTTCTGGGCCGAGTCGTTCTGGATGCTGGGGCCGGCCGGGGCTGGCGCGTTCGATGCGCTGGCTGAGAGCCAGTCTGAGCCAGGCTCCGTGGCCTTTCCTGCTGGCGGCTTCTACGTGTTGCGCAGTCCTTCGGCGCACGTCGTGGTCGACTGCGGCGAGGTTGGCATGCACGGCCGCGGCGGCCATGGCCACAGCGACATCACCAGCTTCGAGCTGTTCATGAACGGCCTGAACGTGATTACCGACTGCGGGGCGTACCTCTATACCGCGTCGCGCGAGTGGCGAAATCGCTTCCGCAGCACCGCGTTCCATAACGTGGCGCAGGTGGAGGACGAGGAGCTCAATCGCTTTCTGGGCCCGGACGCCTTGTGGCAGCTGCACTACGACGCCCACCCTGTCGATCGCCAATGGAAAACAGGCGGATTCGGGGGATACTTTTGTGGGGGCCACGATGGCTATGCGAGGCTGGTGCCCCCGGTCGGTTCGGTTCGGGAAATCTACGTTGATCCCATGCGTCCCCGCGTCGTGGTCAGGGACCGGTTGACCAGCGCGGCTCCGAAAGCGACGACCTGGCGATTTCATTTTGACCCGGCGGCGACGGCGGAACTGATCGGTCCAGACTGCCGCCTGCGGGCTGCGGGCCGCGAGGTGTGGCTGCTGGCGGCCGACGAACACGATGCGCGTCCGCGGCAGCTTGAGCGCGGGTGGGTGTCATCCGGGTACGGCGTGCGGGCGGAAACCTCGGTGCTGGTGATTCCCGACAACAAGATGCCAACCTCGCTGGCGTGCCTGTTCGCCGACAGTTGCCTGTCGGCGGAGGCGCGCCGCGAAGCGGTGGCCCAACTCGATGCGCACGGTGCGCGCATCCACTGA